CGCCACACCTGAATTCCAGTTCAGTTTCGCTGATGCCGGTTCAGGAATCGACCCTGACGAGTGCTACATCAGCATTGACAGCGGAACGGCTGTCAAGGCCACCGTGGATCAGTACACGACCGGGTACGCCACCGTGGACTGCGTATACACTCCCGGTTCGGCATTGGCCGACGGGCCCCATTCGATCTCGGTCTACTGCAAGGATTATGACGGCAATGTCTCCACGACCTACAGTGCATCATTCACTGTCGATGTGACCCTGCCTGTCCTCAGCGTTACCTCGCCTGTCGACAACTCCTATGTCAACTCGACATCTGTTGCACTCACTGGAACCTGCTCGGATGCCACCTCTGGTCTGGCAAGGCTGACCGTTGCAATCAACGGCGGTTCGGAGACAGAAGTCACAGTCACCGAGGGTGCATTCAACACCACCATCACACTCGTGGCTAACCAGAGCAACAGCATCGTTGTGACAGTCTACGATACCGCAGGCAACTCCAACTCAGTGACGAGAACGGTCTATGTCGACACCATCGCACCGACCATCTCCGCGATCACACTGACACCCAACCCCGCCGATGGAGGCGCGACCCTCACCATTTCGGTGACGGTCTCCGACAGCTGATGACGGTAGCAGACGTGTATGGTACGGTCATGGGCATCGACATGGTCGTGTCCAAGGTGGAGGGGGACGATTGGATATTCGTCCTTCCTCCATACATGACCGGGACCATAGTCGCAGAGTTCTGGGCCGTGGACGAGGCAGGGAACACCAGCTATCGCGCCGCGGTCCTCACCTGCCAGGAAGGTACGGTCAAGTGCATCAAATGGCTCGATGAGTTCGGGATTTGCACAATGAGACCCATAGGGAGATCCTGCGAGATGCAGGACATCCCGAGGGCCTGTACCATGCACGCGCACCAATGCACCAAGGCGGTGTGCTGAATGCAGACGGCTTAC
The nucleotide sequence above comes from Methanomassiliicoccales archaeon LGM-RCC1. Encoded proteins:
- a CDS encoding PF13754 domain-containing protein; the encoded protein is MTVADVYGTVMGIDMVVSKVEGDDWIFVLPPYMTGTIVAEFWAVDEAGNTSYRAAVLTCQEGTVKCIKWLDEFGICTMRPIGRSCEMQDIPRACTMHAHQCTKAVC
- a CDS encoding Ig-like domain repeat protein, which codes for MTVATVKITLNGNEYNLTDQGNGVWSTSITAPTASSGSNYADGPGVGPNATNGYYPAVVTVADTAGNVTTVDTSDATFGDTLKLAVLEKTAPTGSITYPTQGAYVTNATPEFQFSFADAGSGIDPDECYISIDSGTAVKATVDQYTTGYATVDCVYTPGSALADGPHSISVYCKDYDGNVSTTYSASFTVDVTLPVLSVTSPVDNSYVNSTSVALTGTCSDATSGLARLTVAINGGSETEVTVTEGAFNTTITLVANQSNSIVVTVYDTAGNSNSVTRTVYVDTIAPTISAITLTPNPADGGATLTISVTVSDS